The proteins below are encoded in one region of Tamandua tetradactyla isolate mTamTet1 chromosome 9, mTamTet1.pri, whole genome shotgun sequence:
- the FAM89B gene encoding leucine repeat adapter protein 25 codes for MNGLPSVEMPGGAGYALAGLPPLPRGLSGLLNASGGSWRELERVYSQRSRIHDELSRAARVPDGPSHTAANAGPAAGPARQRRPVNLDSALATLRKEMVGLRQLDMSLLCQLWGLYESIQDYKHLCQDLSLCQDLSSSLHSDSSYPPDAGLSDDEEPPDASLPPDPPPLTVPQTHNARDQWLQDAFHISL; via the exons ATGAACGGGCTGCCCTCGGTCGAGATGCCGGGCGGCGCGGGCTACGCCCTAGCCGGGCTCCCGCCGCTGCCGCGCGGCCTCAGCGGCCTCCTCAATGCGAGCGGGGGCTCCTGGCGGGAGCTGGAGCGCGTCTACAGCCAGCGCAGCCGCATCCACGACGAGCTGAGCCGCGCCGCCCGTGTCCCCGATGGGCCCAGCCACACCGCTGCCAACGCGGGCCCCGCCGCCGGCCCCGCGCGCCAGCGCCGCCCGGTCAACCTGGACTCGGCGCTAGCCACGCTGCGCAAGGAGATG GTGGGGCTGCGGCAGCTGGACATGTCCCTGCTGTGCCAGCTGTGGGGCCTGTATGAGTCGATCCAGGACTACAAGCACCTATGCCAAGACCTGAGCCTGTGCCAGGACCTGTCGTCCTCTCTGCACTCGGACAGCTCCTACCCACCTGATGCCGGACTGTCCGATGACGAGGAGCCTCCTGACGCCAGCCTGCCCCCCGACCCGCCACCCCTCACTGTGCCCCAGACACACAATGCCCGTGACCAGTGGC